The following proteins are co-located in the Myroides profundi genome:
- a CDS encoding gliding motility-associated C-terminal domain-containing protein: MKRKYLNLRKLTPVLVFGASCVVQAQVSTSLNLHNRGDVFVSPDEMLSIKGAFSNTKDATFINNGEVHFFDDFTNEGSFMFSKSTKASKVFFEQLEIAQAKHKISGGENTTFLEDVIFNTEGLDLTTEISIAGKALFERGHVVVNAPLSGAITFLEGSSIDKVSNDSHVVGFADREGKQEQIMPVGDGTYYRPITFGESKGAKDLFQTQYKRSNPLVGRAHSEKNAIVEINNAEYWEVNSKVSDAGVILTLSWNEQTTPASLLLTPEKNLHIVRWDVSNLKWEDVGGIVDVSTKTVRTPMTVNTNGIFTLGIVNGDYNTEIKIYNAVSPDGDGMNDYFIIDNIDKYPNNSVQIVNRWGGKVYSTNNYDRNGDGSMNVFRGEAEGKGVLLSGKLPSGTYYYIVKYEVQTAKGSEMITKTGYLHLENN, translated from the coding sequence ATGAAAAGAAAATACTTGAATTTAAGAAAATTAACACCTGTACTTGTATTCGGAGCTTCTTGCGTAGTACAAGCGCAGGTGAGTACTTCTCTTAATTTACATAATAGAGGAGATGTTTTTGTCTCACCAGATGAGATGTTATCTATCAAGGGGGCATTCAGTAACACTAAGGATGCTACCTTTATAAATAATGGAGAAGTTCATTTTTTTGATGATTTTACCAATGAAGGTAGCTTTATGTTTTCAAAATCAACTAAGGCTAGTAAGGTTTTCTTTGAACAGTTAGAAATAGCCCAAGCTAAGCATAAGATAAGCGGAGGAGAGAATACAACTTTCTTAGAAGATGTGATTTTTAACACAGAAGGACTAGATCTGACTACTGAGATTAGTATTGCTGGAAAAGCGTTGTTTGAACGTGGACATGTTGTTGTTAATGCGCCGTTATCAGGAGCTATCACTTTCTTAGAAGGTTCAAGTATTGATAAGGTAAGTAATGATAGTCACGTAGTTGGATTTGCTGATCGTGAAGGTAAACAGGAACAAATAATGCCTGTCGGAGATGGGACCTATTATCGTCCAATTACATTTGGAGAAAGTAAGGGAGCTAAAGATTTGTTCCAAACACAATATAAGCGTTCAAATCCGCTAGTAGGAAGAGCTCATTCAGAGAAGAATGCGATTGTAGAGATAAATAATGCAGAATATTGGGAAGTTAATAGTAAAGTATCAGATGCAGGAGTTATCTTGACATTGAGCTGGAATGAACAAACTACACCTGCTAGCTTATTGTTAACTCCAGAGAAGAATTTACATATTGTTCGTTGGGATGTAAGTAACTTAAAATGGGAAGATGTTGGAGGGATTGTGGATGTATCGACGAAGACAGTAAGAACACCAATGACTGTAAATACCAATGGTATTTTTACACTCGGAATTGTAAACGGTGATTATAATACAGAGATTAAGATTTATAATGCGGTATCACCTGATGGAGACGGAATGAATGACTACTTCATCATTGATAACATTGATAAATATCCAAATAATAGTGTTCAGATTGTAAACCGTTGGGGAGGTAAGGTTTATTCGACAAATAACTATGACCGCAATGGTGACGGAAGTATGAATGTGTTTAGAGGCGAAGCAGAAGGAAAAGGAGTGTTGTTAAGTGGTAAGTTACCATCAGGAACTTACTATTATATTGTTAAGTATGAGGTTCAAACTGCAAAAGGATCAGAAATGATAACTAAAACAGGTTATTTACACTTAGAGAATAATTAG
- a CDS encoding PorP/SprF family type IX secretion system membrane protein, whose protein sequence is MKIRKGIQLGVLFSLMILGSSAVYGQQDPQYTHYMYNTSNINPAYTGSRGVLNVFGMYRTQWVGLDGAPQTANISIDTPLGNNGLSGGINYTNDRIGAMSENNFSLNLAYAVDLNDTYKLAFGLKATANLLDVDYTKLDIYDPNDPMFLENINNKFNPNIGAGLYLYSDKSYLGISVPNFLTTDRSKNEGKELMRQKMHFYLMGGYVFELNPSLKFKPAFLLKTVEGAPMQVDLTANFLIVDKFTVGAAYRWDSSVSALAGFQVNDGLFIGYSYDADTSKLSRYNSGSHEIFLRFDLFNKYNKVSTARFF, encoded by the coding sequence ATGAAAATAAGAAAAGGTATACAACTAGGAGTATTATTCTCGTTGATGATTTTAGGATCGTCAGCAGTATATGGACAGCAAGACCCACAGTACACGCATTATATGTATAATACATCTAATATTAATCCAGCTTATACAGGATCTCGAGGAGTGTTAAATGTATTTGGGATGTATCGTACACAATGGGTAGGATTAGATGGTGCTCCACAAACGGCTAATATCTCTATCGATACACCATTAGGTAATAATGGATTGTCAGGAGGAATTAACTATACAAATGATCGTATAGGAGCAATGTCAGAGAATAATTTCTCGTTAAACTTGGCTTATGCAGTAGATTTGAATGATACTTATAAGTTGGCATTTGGGTTAAAGGCAACAGCAAATTTGTTAGATGTAGATTATACTAAGTTAGATATTTATGATCCTAATGATCCAATGTTCTTAGAGAATATTAATAATAAGTTTAATCCAAATATTGGAGCGGGGTTGTATTTGTATTCAGATAAATCTTATTTAGGAATATCTGTACCAAACTTCCTGACAACAGATCGTTCAAAGAATGAAGGTAAGGAGTTGATGCGTCAGAAGATGCACTTTTATTTAATGGGAGGATATGTTTTTGAGTTGAATCCGAGTTTGAAGTTTAAACCAGCTTTTTTATTAAAGACAGTGGAGGGTGCTCCTATGCAAGTAGACTTAACAGCGAACTTCTTGATTGTAGATAAATTTACTGTTGGAGCTGCTTATAGATGGGATTCATCAGTTAGTGCATTGGCTGGCTTCCAAGTAAATGATGGGTTATTTATTGGATATTCTTATGATGCGGATACATCTAAATTATCTAGATATAATTCAGGTTCGCATGAGATCTTTTTAAGATTTGATTTGTTTAACAAATACAACAAAGTTAGTACAGCTCGTTTCTTCTAA
- a CDS encoding OmpA family protein has translation MKKNIYKLGIATLFGMFSTFGIAQDSYIKKANSQIEKMAYAEAIKTYEKLLSKKGEKNTEILSNLSKAYYENGMYLEANHWYSILFEDVKTPEGITDIDAFYKYVQTIRTTGDYVLANAKMDLLADKAPEDGRVKKYLSDPNYLEEVNTNRDGYRIKLLNSINTAGSEYGAALYKGEIVYSSSTNQKGKHKGKHGWTNDPYTKLFSAPVRIDGYIGDVKSFAKKLDGKYNEANAIFTADSRAMYFSSNNREDKNVRYSDKVLMVSLYRAYSLGQNKWGDVEKLSINVDNASTAHPALSPDQDWLYFSSDRPGGYGQSDLYRVRLFGDGTLGTPENLGNLINTEGRESFPFVSSDNVLYFASDGHPGLGGLDLYGVQIYDDGSFGEVVNLGNSINSSYDDFAMYLDPEAKFGFITSNRPNGNGKDDLYFVKMKEGTELNIAQEIRGRVTDKTSKRPILDAFVFLYDSKHRMIEETEVDKRGEYSFKDVKVNRDYYVAVKAKGYKSEEVSVEDVNRNDSIEVDFELERSKTFSSIDYPIYDDGNEYTESKRNNQGHPRIGDDLGKLTDLAPIYFNNDSSVIRNDAQLELSKVASIMMTNPTLKLEVRSYTSSVGPDEYNLRLSERRADQTVDWLVRQGVNRLRLRGVGYGERGIINRCKNNVPCSEREHQENRRSEFIITDL, from the coding sequence ATGAAAAAAAATATTTATAAGTTAGGGATAGCGACTCTATTCGGAATGTTTTCTACATTTGGAATAGCACAGGATTCCTATATAAAGAAAGCAAATTCTCAAATAGAGAAGATGGCCTATGCAGAGGCTATCAAGACCTATGAAAAGTTGCTTTCGAAGAAGGGAGAGAAGAATACAGAGATTTTATCTAATTTATCGAAAGCATATTATGAGAATGGAATGTATTTAGAAGCAAACCATTGGTATAGCATTTTGTTCGAAGATGTAAAAACTCCAGAAGGAATTACTGATATTGATGCTTTTTATAAATATGTGCAGACAATTAGAACAACAGGGGATTACGTTTTAGCAAATGCTAAAATGGACTTGTTGGCTGATAAAGCACCTGAAGATGGAAGGGTTAAGAAATATTTGAGTGATCCAAATTATTTAGAAGAAGTTAATACTAATAGAGACGGATATAGAATAAAACTACTAAATAGTATAAATACTGCTGGTTCAGAATATGGAGCTGCTTTATATAAAGGAGAAATAGTGTATTCTTCTTCAACTAACCAAAAAGGTAAACATAAAGGTAAACATGGGTGGACAAACGATCCTTATACTAAATTGTTTTCTGCTCCAGTGCGTATTGATGGTTATATAGGCGATGTGAAATCGTTTGCAAAGAAACTAGATGGTAAGTATAATGAAGCAAATGCTATTTTTACAGCAGACTCTAGAGCTATGTATTTTTCTAGTAATAATAGGGAAGATAAAAATGTACGTTATTCTGATAAAGTTTTAATGGTAAGTTTATATCGTGCTTATTCTTTAGGGCAGAATAAATGGGGAGATGTGGAGAAATTAAGTATTAATGTTGATAATGCTAGTACTGCTCATCCTGCACTTAGTCCTGATCAAGATTGGTTGTATTTTTCTTCAGATAGACCTGGAGGTTATGGACAATCAGATTTATATCGTGTAAGGTTATTTGGAGATGGTACTTTAGGTACTCCAGAAAACTTAGGTAACTTGATTAATACAGAAGGAAGAGAGAGTTTTCCTTTCGTTAGTTCAGATAATGTATTATATTTTGCATCTGATGGGCATCCTGGTTTAGGAGGCTTAGACTTATATGGAGTACAGATTTATGATGATGGATCTTTTGGTGAAGTAGTGAATTTAGGAAATTCTATCAATAGTTCTTATGATGATTTTGCGATGTATTTAGATCCCGAAGCTAAATTTGGATTTATTACTTCGAATAGACCAAATGGTAATGGAAAAGATGATCTTTATTTTGTGAAAATGAAAGAAGGCACTGAGTTGAATATCGCTCAAGAAATTAGAGGTAGAGTGACTGATAAAACGAGTAAACGCCCAATATTAGATGCTTTTGTATTCTTATATGATAGTAAACATAGAATGATTGAAGAAACCGAAGTTGATAAACGTGGTGAGTATTCGTTTAAAGACGTTAAGGTTAATAGAGATTACTACGTTGCGGTTAAGGCTAAAGGGTATAAATCAGAAGAGGTGTCTGTAGAAGATGTTAATAGAAATGATTCTATTGAGGTTGACTTTGAATTAGAAAGAAGTAAAACATTTTCATCTATAGATTACCCTATATATGATGATGGTAATGAATATACAGAATCTAAAAGAAATAATCAAGGTCATCCAAGAATCGGAGATGATCTAGGTAAGCTTACTGATTTAGCACCAATATATTTCAATAATGATAGTTCTGTTATTAGAAATGATGCACAATTAGAATTGTCTAAAGTGGCATCTATTATGATGACTAACCCTACATTGAAATTAGAAGTTCGTTCATACACTTCTAGTGTTGGTCCTGATGAGTATAACTTAAGATTATCAGAACGTCGTGCAGATCAGACAGTAGATTGGTTAGTGCGTCAAGGAGTAAATAGATTGAGATTAAGAGGTGTAGGTTATGGAGAAAGAGGAATTATCAATCGTTGTAAAAACAATGTTCCTTGTAGTGAAAGAGAACACCAAGAGAATAGAAGAAGTGAGTTTATAATCACAGATTTATAA
- a CDS encoding OmpA family protein: protein MEKILSKQITIILLLFGITAIAQNIKTAKYGDLLFENLSFSDAIKSYEAAIKRGETSQEVYRNLADAYYNNGMYRDANKWYSKILSSAEVSSEFVSADIYFRYVQTLKSEGDYVESDKIMDLMADKFKEDLRVKLYLADKKYLETIKLNPSAFTATLMDNVNTTYSEYGAAMYKGHIIFASSQNRTDYYPGIHSWTNDPFTKLYAAPVYIDGYVGESKPFSKQIEGKLNESTPTFSLDGQTMYFSSNNRDPLKKQEGIIKVELYKATLDSKKKWSNVERLSFNSLNSITAHPAISPDGKWLYFVSDREGSYGQSDLYRVEILENGSFGSPENLGNKINTEGRESFPFISTNNVLYFASDGRPGFGGLDIYGVKINEDNSFGEVINLGDSVNSNYDDFAFYLDPNCKFGFMTSNRPDGVGKDDLYFIREIDGIDMELYQSIKGKVYDILSSNGISGAKVSLYDNNRKLIEEVSTSAQGEYEFKDKLGSVSFTVGVDKEGYNTIELGLPALNKANGAVLDFGLEGGSGASVDTMIPGVEIKKGDDLFKVLKLNAIYFDLGKYNIRPDAERELYKILEVLRKYPSMRIDVRSHTDISGSDGFNYQLSQRRAESTINWLVNRGVSRSRLTGRGFGSSMLVNDCYRGVPCPAYKHQENRRSEFVVEDL from the coding sequence ATGGAGAAAATACTATCTAAACAAATTACAATAATCTTATTGTTGTTTGGTATTACTGCGATAGCACAGAATATTAAAACAGCAAAATATGGAGATCTTTTATTTGAGAACTTATCGTTTAGTGATGCGATTAAAAGTTATGAAGCAGCAATAAAAAGAGGAGAAACTAGTCAAGAAGTTTATAGAAATCTTGCAGATGCTTATTATAATAATGGGATGTATAGAGATGCTAATAAATGGTATAGTAAGATACTAAGTAGTGCTGAAGTGAGTTCAGAATTTGTTTCTGCTGATATTTATTTTCGATATGTACAGACGTTAAAAAGTGAAGGGGATTATGTAGAGTCGGACAAGATTATGGATTTGATGGCAGATAAGTTTAAAGAAGATCTTCGTGTTAAACTATATCTTGCAGATAAGAAATATTTAGAGACGATTAAGTTAAATCCTAGCGCATTTACTGCTACATTAATGGATAATGTGAATACAACGTACTCTGAGTATGGTGCAGCTATGTATAAAGGACATATTATATTCGCATCATCTCAGAATAGGACGGATTATTATCCAGGTATTCACAGTTGGACTAATGATCCTTTTACAAAACTGTATGCAGCACCTGTTTATATAGATGGATATGTAGGAGAGTCTAAGCCATTCTCTAAACAGATAGAAGGGAAATTAAATGAATCTACACCTACTTTCTCTCTTGATGGACAAACGATGTATTTCTCTAGTAATAATAGAGATCCATTAAAGAAACAAGAAGGGATTATTAAAGTAGAGCTATATAAAGCTACTTTAGATAGTAAAAAGAAATGGTCTAATGTAGAACGTTTGTCATTTAACTCTTTGAATTCAATTACAGCGCATCCTGCTATTAGTCCAGATGGTAAGTGGTTATATTTCGTATCAGATCGCGAGGGGTCTTACGGACAGTCAGATTTATATAGAGTAGAGATATTAGAAAATGGAAGTTTTGGAAGTCCTGAGAATTTAGGAAATAAGATTAATACAGAAGGGAGAGAGAGTTTTCCTTTTATAAGCACAAATAATGTATTGTATTTTGCTTCTGATGGACGTCCAGGATTTGGAGGATTAGATATTTATGGAGTGAAGATTAATGAGGATAATTCATTTGGAGAAGTAATTAATCTTGGGGATTCAGTAAATAGTAATTATGACGATTTTGCTTTTTATCTAGATCCTAATTGTAAGTTTGGTTTTATGACCTCAAATAGACCTGATGGAGTTGGTAAGGATGATTTATACTTTATCCGTGAGATAGATGGTATAGATATGGAACTCTACCAAAGTATAAAAGGTAAGGTATATGATATTTTAAGTTCAAATGGAATATCAGGAGCTAAGGTGTCTTTATATGATAACAATCGCAAGTTAATAGAAGAAGTATCTACAAGCGCTCAAGGAGAGTATGAGTTTAAGGATAAGTTAGGTTCTGTTAGTTTTACTGTAGGTGTGGATAAAGAGGGATATAATACAATAGAACTTGGTTTGCCAGCATTAAATAAAGCTAATGGAGCTGTACTTGATTTTGGATTAGAAGGAGGTTCTGGTGCTTCTGTAGATACAATGATACCAGGAGTAGAAATTAAGAAAGGGGACGACTTATTTAAAGTCTTAAAATTAAATGCTATTTATTTTGATTTAGGTAAATATAATATTCGCCCTGATGCAGAAAGAGAACTATATAAAATATTAGAAGTGTTAAGGAAGTACCCAAGTATGCGTATCGATGTACGTTCACACACAGATATTTCAGGATCAGACGGATTTAATTACCAATTATCTCAAAGACGTGCAGAGTCTACTATAAACTGGTTAGTAAATAGAGGAGTTAGTCGTAGTAGGTTGACAGGTAGAGGCTTTGGTTCTTCTATGTTAGTTAATGATTGTTATAGAGGGGTTCCATGTCCTGCGTATAAACATCAAGAGAATAGAAGAAGTGAATTTGTAGTAGAAGATTTGTAA